A segment of the Mangrovimonas sp. YM274 genome:
GGTGTCTAGATTAAAAATGCGTTTAATGACCTTGTTATTGTCGGCCAAGATCTTATCGTTCATCCTACTTCTGTAGTCGTTGAACTCGTTTACTAAATCAGCCATTTTACTTTGTTTGTCGTTTTTGTTTTTTAATAACTATTGCCGAAATATAGATGCTAACCTGGTAAAGAAGCAAAATAGGGATGGCCACAATAACTTGACTAGCAATGTCTGGAGGCGTAATGATAGCCGAAAGAATCAACACCAAAACTAGGGCGAACTTGCGATATTTTTTTAGGAACTGTGGCGTTACCAAACCAACTTTTGTTAAAAAATAAATGATAATAGGCAACTCAAATACAAAACCAGAGGCTAAGGAGGAGGATCTTACCAAAGCCACATAGGAGCTGATGTCTATTTCATTGGAAATTTCTGTACTCACGTTATAGGTTCCTAAGAAATTGATGGATAATGGTGTTACCACATAATAACCAAACAACACGCCTAAAAAGAACAGTAATGAGGTAATGACAATAAAACCACGGGAATGTTTTCTTTCGCTAGGGTGTAATCCCGGGCTAATAAAATGCCATAGTTGATAGACCACATATGGGAATGCTATGATGAGGCCAGCATAGATGGAGGTCCAAATATGGGCAGAAAACTGTCCTCCCATGGTACGGTTTTGAATTCTAAAGGGAAGCTCTTCTGCACAAAACGTTGTATCAATACCAATAAATTGAGAAATTTGACAGAGGTATTTATAAGTTGGGAAACTCATTTTTTTAGGTCCAAAAATGATGGTGTCAAAAATAAAGTCGCTCATTAAAAAAGCGACCACACCTCCCAAAAGTATGGCCAAGGTAGCCCGTATTAAATGCCATCTTAAATCTTCTAAGTGATCTAAGAAAGACATTTCGTTTACATTCTTTTTTGTCATTAGATAATTCCTTCTTTTATCAGGTCATGTAAATGTACCACGCCGGCGTACTTGCCATGCTCTTCTACTAACAATTGGGAAATGCCATTGGCTTCCATAAGCTCCATAGCATCTACCGCCATAGCGTTGGCTTTGATGTGTTTAGGGTTGTGACTCATAATGTCCTTAGCTGTAAGATGTATAAATGAGTCATTTTTGGATAGCATACGTCTCAAGTCTCCGTCGGTAATGATTCCTATGATTTGGTCGTCTTCAACCACGGCAGTAACTCCCAACATTTTTTCGGATATTTCAATGATGACTTCTTTTACATTGGTATCTGGAGTTACTTGCGGCTTTTGGTTTAAAGAGGAAAGATCACTAACTCTTAGGTACAACCGTTTGCCCAAAGCACCTCCTGGGTGGTATTTGGCGAAGTCCTTACTAGTAAATTCTCGAAGTTCCAACAAGCAGATGGCCAAGGCATCACCAATAACCAATTGGGCCGTGGTACTGGTAGTAGGGGCCAAATTGTTAGGGCAGGCTTCATGTTCTACATAGGCATTTAAAATGTAATCCGCCTGTTGGCCCAAAAAGGAACTCTCATTACCGGTAATAGCGATCATTTTGTTTTTGGCATTTTTAATAAGAGGCACCAAAACCTTAATCTCCGGTGTGTTTCCACTTTTGGAAATACATATCACAATATCATCTTCCAATATCAAACCCAAATCACCATGAATGGCATCGGCAGCATGCATAAATACAGCCGGAGTTCCGGTAGAATTTAGTGTTGCTACAATTTTATTGGCAATAATGGCACTTTTTCCTATTCCGGTAATAATAACACGTCCTTTGGAGTTATATATTAAAGACACAGCATCGGCAAAATCGTCATTGAGCAATTTACCTAGGTTGTCTATGGCATCCCGCTCTAAATCAATGGTTCTTTTCGCCGTTTTGAGGATGTCGCTTTTTATGTTCAAAATTTATTAATTTTATGGTTTGAAGCGGTTAAAGAAATTCATATCTTTAATCAAATGCAAATGTATATAAAATACTAATAGGGATTAATGAGTATCAAAGAAATTGACTTGCATTCAGCACTTAAGCAGTACTTTGGGTTTTCAAAATTCAAGGGGTTGCAAGAGCCTGTAATTCAAAGTATTGTTGATGGCCATAATACCTTTGTGATTATGCCTACGGGTGGCGGGAAGTCGTTATGCTATCAACTTCCAGCTTTGATCAAGGAGGGAACAGCTATTATTGTATCGCCATTAATTGCGTTAATGAAGAACCAAGTTGACGCTATTAGGGGGATTTCGGATAATGAAGGCATCGCACATGTGTTGAATTCATCACTTAACAAAACAGAAGTTCGCCGCGTAAAATCGGATATTTCAAGCGGTATTACCAAATTATTATATGTAGCGCCAGAGTCGTTGACCAAGGAAGATAACGTAGAGTTTTTACGCTCGGTACCTATTTCCTTTATGGCGGTAGATGAAGCCCACTGTATCAGTGAGTGGGGACATGACTTTAGACCTGAATACCGTAATTTAAGGCACATTATTAAACGTATTGGGGAAAATATTCCCATTATAGGGTTGACCGCTACGGCTACACCAAAGGTTCAGGAAGATATCCTGAAAAGTTTAGACATTACGGATGCTAATTTATTTAAAGCTTCCTTTAATCGTCCAAACTTGTATTATGAAGTACGCCCCAAGACCAAACAAGTGGATGCGGATATCATTCGGTTTATCAAACAGAACGAAGGTAAATCGGGGATTGTGTATTGTTTGAGTAGAAAGCGTGTGGAAGAATTGGCCCAGGTGCTTCAGGTAAATGGTATTAAAGCGGTGCCGTATCATGCGGGGCTTGATCCTAAGACAAGGGTAAAACACCAGGACATGTTCTTGATGGAAGATGTGGATGTGGTTGTGGCTACCATTGCTTTTGGAATGGGGATTGACAAACCAGATGTGCGTTTTGTGATCCACCATGACATGCCAAAAAGTATTGAAAGTTATTATCAGGAAACTGGTAGGGCAGGACGTGATGGTGGCGAAGGTCATTGTTTGGCGTTTTATGCCTATAAGGATATTGAAAAACTAGAAAAGTTCATGGCCGGAAAGCCGGTGGCTGAACAGGAAATTGGACACGCTCTATTGCAAGAGGTCGTTGCCTTTGCGGAAAGTTCGGTGTCGCGCCGTAAATTCATTCTACATTATTTTGGTGAAGAATTTGATAATGCCACGGGTGAGGGAGGTGATATGGATGATAATGTACGCCATCCGAAGAAACAACACGAAGCCCAAGATGATGTGGTGACCATTTTGGAAACGGTTCAAAAAACTAATGAAAAATATAAGGCCAAGGATTTAGTTCAAGTTTTGTTAGGGCGTTCCAATGCCTTGATTGCTTCGCATAAAACGGATGAACAGCCCTTTTTTGGAATTGGTAGCCATCACGATAAACGCTATTGGATGGCTTTGATACGTCAGTTGTTGGTGGCAGGATATTTAAAGAAAGACATCGAAACTTATGGGGTAATGCGTTTGTCAAAAGAAGGGAAGGCGTATTTAAAGGACCCTATCTCCTTTATGATGACTGAAGACCATGTGTTTGATGAGACTACCGATGATAGCATTGTAACTACGGCTAAATCGAGTGCCGCTGTTGCTGATGCCAATTTAATGGGAATGCTTAAGGACTTGCGTAAGCGCAACGCAAAGAAATTGGGCGTGCCGCCTTTTGTGATTTTCCAAGATCCTTCTTTGGAGGATATGGCCCTTAAATATCCTATGACTATTGAAGAGCTGAGCTATGTTCATGGGGTAGGAGAAGGAAAGGCTAAAAAATATGGGAAAGATTTTATCGAGTTGATTGCCCGTTATGTGGAGGAAAACGATATCATCCGTCCTGACGATATGGTGGTGAAAAGTACAGGAACCAATTCAGCCTTAAAACTTTTTATCATTCAAAACGTGGATAGAAAGTTGCCATTGGATGACATTGCGGCTTCCAAAGGCATGAATATGGGGGAGTTTATCAAGGAGATGGAAGCCATTGTGTATTCGGGGACGAAACTGAACATCGACTATTGGATTGATGAAATTTTGGATGAAGACCAGCAGGAGGAAATCCATGAGTACTTTATGGATTCTGAAACCGATAAAATCTCCGACGCCATCGAGGAGTTTGATGGAGATTACGACGATGAGGAATTACGACTGTATCGTATTAAGTTTATCAGTGAGGTAGCTAATTAAATAGTGTTCCTTAATAGTAAACAGTGAATAGTGAAAAGTAAATAGAAAAGGGAGCTAAGAGCTCCCTTTTTGTTGCATTTATGTCATTCCCTTAAAGGAGAAATCCCATTAAAGGTAAATGGATTCTTCATTTCGTTTCACTCCATTCTGAAGCCGAAGATTCGGTGCGGTCAATGACGATATTGTTTTTAAGCTTCTTTTGAAGGCTTATAGATATCAAAAGGAATGCGGTGTTTTTTGGCTTCCAACAACAAACTTTTGATGTTCGATTTTTTGAATTTAGCCATATCTTCTTTTTCAATGGCAAAATCGATGCGTGTGATGCTTCGGTTGGAAACGTTGGAATGTTCAGATTCCAATTCTTCCATATCCGAAGTCATGACCATTTTGAAATCTTTCCCATTAATGGTCAATCGTGCTCCTTTAATGGTTTTGATATGAAAACTTCCAACGATAATGGTCTGAAAAAAATGGTAGCCTCCCAATTCATTGAACCCTGCATAGCAAACATTCTCAGTTCCTAAGGCAAAAGGTTCATCCTCGATATCGTTGATAATGTTTTGGGTATAATCGTCAGCGTGCAATTTTTCCATGTTTTTGGAGTCTCCAAAGGCCGCTTTTAGTTTGGTAAGTGAAAATTTCATAGGTATCTGTTAGATCATTGCAAATCTAGGTTTTCAAACAGGCCTTTCCAAAAAGTATTAGTGCTAAATGCCGTCTGTTTTTCTAAAGCGTTTTTTCATCTTTTAGACAATGCATCTTCTTCAGGGAAGCTTTCTGCTTCAACCATAGTTTAGTATCTTTGCGCATCGAAACAAAATACAAAGACAATGCAAGACGGTTTATACGCAAAATTTAATACAAGCAAAGGCGACATTTTGGTTGCTTTAGAATTTGAAAAAGTACCGGGAACGGTAGGGAACTTTGTAGCCTTGGCAGAAGGAAATTTGGAAAATTCGGCAAAGCCACAAGGGAATCCTTATTATAATGGTCTAAAATTCCACAGGGTAATTCCAGACTTTATGATTCAAGGAGGATGTCCTCAAGGAACAGGAACTGGAAGTCCAGGATATAAATTTGACGATGAATTCCACCCAGACTTGAAGCACGATGGTCCTGGTGTATTGTCTATGGCCAATGCCGGTCCTGGAACCAATGGTAGCCAGTTTTTCATTACGCATGTAGAGACGCCTTGGTTGGACAATATGCATACCGTATTTGGAAAAGTGGTAGAAGGCCAGGATGTGGTTGATGCTATTGCTCAAGGTGACGTTATGGATGCGGTTGAAATTATCCGTGTAGGTGCAGCTGCTGAAAACTTTAATGCTATTGAAGCTTTTAGAACTTTTGAAGGTGCTCGTGAAGAGCGTATTGCTGCCGAGCGCGAAGCCAAGAGAGCTGAGTTGGATAAATTGGCTGCGGGGTTTGAAGAAACTGCTAGCGGTTTGCGTTACCAAATCATTCAAAAAGGAGCTGGTAAAAAAGCCGAAAAAGGAAAAACTGTTGCCGTACACTATAAAGGTCAATTGGCCGATGGGACTGTATTCGATTCTTCCTATAAGCGCAACCAACCTTTGGAATTTACCGTTGGTGTTGGTCAGGTGATTGCTGGATGGGACGAAGGTATTGGTCTGTTGCAAGTAGGTGACAAAGCACGTTTTGTAATCCCTAGTGATTTAGGGTATGGAAGTCGTGGTGCTGGAGGTGTGATTCCTGGTGACGCTACTTTGGTATTCGACGTAGAATTGATGGATGTAAAGTAATCCAGCCTTATATAAAATGGAAAGCACCTCATTGAGGTGCTTTTTTTATTGGAATATTATGGGGGTGTCCATTCGTGGAATGGCCATTATTTTAAAGGGTTGGGTCATGACGGTGGTAGCTATTCCTTCCGGCGCTTTGGTATTTACGGTAATGGTGCGCTGGGTTTTGGAAGTTTCTAATGCCATATCTATATGGTACCCTCCTGTGGTCTTCACATTTTCAAATACTGCAATGACTTGATGGGTTTTAAAATCAATGTCCTTAGGTGTGAATTGCTCCGATACGGGATTTACACGATCCATTTGCTTTTTTAAAGCATGCCATTCTGCTTCGGTATCAATAATGATCTGTTGCTTGGGAATGCCTTCGTCTCCATTTCCATAGAGGCTACCTTCCCCAATTGTAAAAGGTTCCATGTTCTGGGTTGTTTTATTTGGTTTTGCACCACAGTTCACTAAGGTAAACACGATGGTACATATTAGGAAGCATATATTTTTCATGGTATTATAATCTAGTGGTTGTTTCTCCAGCCAAAATTTCGAATGGCAATTGGTTTTGACTTGGTGGTAGTAAGCAAGTGGTAAAGGCACAATAGGCGCAAGGCGGATTGTATAATCTATTGAAATCTATGGTAACCGGTCCATTGGTACTCGGTATTTCCAAGACATAGTAGCGTCCGCCACCATAAGTGGTATTACCGGAAGTGGCATCGCCTAACATGATAAAACCATCGGCTTCGGTGTCGAGTTTGTATTCTTTACCTTTAAATTCAAAACTTACAAAACCGGCAAAATCTGTGGCATGCATATAGCCTAATTTGGATGCTACATCTTTAGTTTGGGTTTGGTCGTAATAGGTAAATTGCCCTTCTAGGATAAAATTTGGATTTAAAGGGAAGGTTTCAAATCCTTTAAAAGCGTCTATGGCCGTATTCTTTGCATCCCAAACCCTAATATAGCGGTTATCCCCTCGGGTAATAATTTGCCATTTCATATGCTGTTGATGTAGCATTTGTGAGCTTCCGTAGCTATCAAAAACCATGGGGAGTCTAGCTGATATGGTATCGGCTTCTACCGTAATAATTTTGTTTTCAGCTGGAGTGAATACAAGGCTATCGCCTTGTTGGGTATAATTGCCAAAGATGGTTTGCAGGTCTTCCTTTTTTGTGGAAGGTTGATTGCTTGCATTCAGTCCAAAAACAGTACTACTGTCGGCAAGTTTTAACAAGCCGGATAATTGTAGATAATTGTCCTTTCTTACCTCATTTTTAGACTTCCAAAACGCTTCAATGTCATCTTTATATGTTTGATCAATTTTCTTTTCTGAGGAAGCATTTCCGCAGGACATTAAAGCTATACATAAAAGGAAGAGAAGGATTCGCATGAATTGAGATTTTAGATTTGAAAGTTATGAAATTTAAAGATACTCACTTTTGGGAAATTGGAAGGTTCACACAATTCATCCTTAAAAACTAACAGCTCAGAGGGTTTGAATTTTAAGAGGGCCATCAGGAGATGATATTTGTACTCATAAACGAACCTATCATGAAATCACTTCTCTATTTATTGGTAATGCTAACCGTGGGCAACACATTTTCGCAGCAATTAATTTCAGGTACTGTTGTAGACTCTAAAGGGCTGCCTGTTGTAGGGGCCAACATTTATATTGATGGCACTTATGATGGTGCTACCAGTAATGAGGAGGGCCATTTTGAGTTCGAAACCCTTGAAGAAGGGCAGGTGCATTTGATAGTCTCCTATGTCTCATATGAAACCCATGATGTCACCAAAGCCGTTACAGACTTGCAAAACCTGAAAGTGGTATTGCGAGACGCCGTAAATGCTTTGGATGCCGTGGTGATTTCGGCGGGGACTTTTGAGGCCGGTGATAATTCCAAGGTGTCAGTTTTAAAACCTTTGGATGTGGTAACTACGGCGAGCGCCTTGGGCGATTTTGTAGGAGCGCTGCAAACCTTACCAGGAACCTCCACGGTGGCTGAAGATGGACGTTTGTTTGTAAGAGGTGGGAGTGCTGATGAAACTCAAATTTTTATTGATGGCATTAGAGTGTTTACACCCTATACCCCCAGTACCAACAATACGCCTTCTCGAGGGCGTTATTCCCCCTTTTTGTTTGATGGCATTACGTTTTCTACAGGCGGTTATTCTGCGGAATATGGTCAAGCTTTGTCCAGTGTTTTGTTACTAAACACTATTGATGAACCCGATCAAGAAAAAACGGATATTGGTTTGATGACGGTTGGAGGTACCTTAGGCCACACTGAAAAATGGAAACGTCGATCCCTAAGTGTGAACGCCAGTTATATCAACTTGGCTCCCTATACGGCAATTTTTCCCGATAGAAATGATTGGGACATTCCTTTTAGGGGAGGACAGGGAGAGGCAGTTTTTAGACAAAAGTTTGATAGTGGTCTGTTGAAATTTTACACCGCCTTTGATGCCGGTAGTTTTGCTTTGACCCAAGAGGATATCAATTTTGAGGAAGGGTTGTATGTACATTTAAAAAATAGAAATTGGTATACCAATCTGTCTTATCAAGGAACTTTGGGAAACGGATGGTCTGTACATTCGGGGATGAGCTATACCTTGGGTAAAAATGAGATTGAGCTTATGGAAAGCAAAATTGACAATCGAGAGCAATCGGCACATTTTAAGTTGAAACTGAAAAAGCATTTCAGCAATAGATTGAAGTTAAGTTTCGGAGGTGAAACTTTTGTAACGAATTTTGATGAAGACTTTAAGGAAGATGTACTGGCAGTGAGTTATGGATTTAGTAACAGCATTTCGGCAGCCTATACTGAAGCAGACATTATTTTCAGTAAGCAATTGGCTTTAAAGGCCGGACTAAGGGCCGATTATCATCATTTGTTCCAAAGTATGGAAGTAGCGCCCAGAATGTCCTTGGCTTTTAAAACCTCAAAGAATGGGCAGCTTTCTTTGGCATATGGGCAATTCTATCAAACGCCTTCCAACGATTATTTAAAGTTTAATCAGACTTTGGAGGCTGCACATACGTCCCATTATATTTTAAACTATCAGTATGTAAAGGATGGCAAGATTTTTAGAGCCGAAGCTTATAGAAAGGATTATAACGATTTACTGACCTATGATGGCCAACAGCCCACTTTTGATAGTGATTTTGGAACCGATGGTGATGGCTATGCCCAAGGGGTGGATGTATTTTGGCGTGATAACAGAAGCCTCAAAAATATGGATTATTGGTTGAGCTATTCTTATTTGGACACCAAGCGAAACTATTTGAATTTTCCAGAGGCAGCCACACCTAATTATGCCAATGCCCATAACCTTTCTGTAGTAGGGAAATATTGGATTGAGGCTTGGAAAAGTCAGTTGGGATTGAGTTATACCTTCGCTTCAGGAAGACCTTACGACAATCCAAACCAAACTGAGTTCATGGCCGCTCGAACCAAAACTTACAACAGTTTAAGTGTGAATTGGGCCTATTTAATAAGCCCGCAAAAAATCTTGTATCTATCCGTGAACAATGTTTTGGGCGTTAAAAATGTGAACGGCTACCAATACGCCAATACCCCGGATGTAAATGGACAGTATCATAGACGAGCTTTGTTGCCTGGAGCAGATCAGTTTTTCTTCATTGGATTTTTCTGGACCATTAGCGACGATGGTAAATCCAACCAATTGGATAACCTATAATTCAAGGCGAAGTCTTAACTCAAGTTTCGTAATATCTTTTTTAAACTGGAAATTATCAGCCCATTGGAGCTCTTTCCAAAGGCTAGTGAATTATCATTTTCTTCTACAGTCAAGTTGCCCTGTACTGTTTTTGAATATATTTTTTGCTGTAAGTTGAGGTCGTAAATCTCTAAAGTCACCAATCCAGAATTGAGTTTCTCGCTGTAGTTTTTTCCTATTTGTAGACCGCCCATGTCGTTGCTCAAGCGTTTGGCGCGTACGGTTATAAAGAAATCGAAACCCGTTCCATTTTTGATATCCAAGAGGGTGGATTTACTCAATGTTTCTGGAAGTTCTTTGGGCAGCATTAATTGTTTTGTTTCATAAACGGTTGAGAAGCGATTGCCAAGTAAGCTGGAAAATTCATTTACGGTGATGTCGGTCAAGCTGCTCACTAGGCTGGAAGGGGCTTCAATTTTGTTGAGAAGCCATTTGCCATCCTCGAAATTTAAAGTACCATGAGTATCCCCATAGCTGGTGTATTTTGGAGCATGGCAGGCGTGAAATAATGCTATGAAGCATAGTAGGGTGATAAGTCGGTTCATAGGTTTGGTTGGTTAAGGGCGAAAGTTGAAAGGTTAGATCTTAAAGTTCTAAAATGATGTTTTGAATTTGTTTGTTATGAGAAATGAGCTGAAAGTCGATGGCATCAAAATTTGATAAGGTTGTCATTTCCTGATCCAAAACGTTTTTTATTTCAGAGCTTCTTGTTTGTAAATAGGTACTCGATGTGTATTCGGAATCTTCAAAGGGAAACAATTTCACTATTAGGGTGTGGTTGCTGGAAGAACCTCCTAAAATACTGGTTGAAATTTTCGATTGGTAGCTAAAGTTGACCAAGCTATCTTTTCCTGTTATTTTAGACATCACCTCTTTATTGGAGTTTATCTTGATGGCTTCTCCTAAATCGGCTGTTTTCGGTTGTGTTTTGGTAACCAAAAGGTTGCAGCTAACAAGTTGACAAAAAACAGAAAATAGAAACAGCGATTTTATAAAGTTCATGCAGTTGAAAGTGGTGGTTATGACTTTTCAAATCTAATAAAGTTTTTCTATTTGGAGAACAGTACTGGTAAAAATAGAGATTACAATTCAGCTTTTAAAAGTTACAGTTCGGTAAGCTTCTTTTTAAAAGATCCCCAAAGGGTAGGATATTTGTTTCAACATTAAAACTTAGCATTATGAAACATTTTATCTACATCATTTTGTTGCTTTTGGGAAGTCTCACCCAAGCACAATCTAATTTTGAAAAAGGCATGCAGAAAGCCTTTAATTTATGGGAAGCCAATAATTGGACTGAAGCCGAAAACCTGTTTGAGCGCATAGCCAATGCCGAACCGGACCAATGGTTGCCCCATTATTATATCGCCCAGATGAACAGCTTGAAAAGTTGGGAGGAAAAGGATGCCGCTGTATTAAAGGCGCAATTGGACAAGGCTCAAGAGCACTTGAATACAGCCAAGAGTATCAGTAAAGACAATCCAGAGATTTTAGTGCTTCAGGCTCATGTATTAACCAATTGGATCGTGTTTGATGGGATGTCTTATGGCATGAAATACTCAGCAAAAATTAGTGAATTGTATGCCAAAGCCAAGCAATTGGCACCCAACAATCCTAGGGCGGTTTATGGAAAGGCAGATTGGGAGATAGGCAGTGCCAAATATTTTGGGCAGGACACCTCACCATTTTGTAAGGACTTAAACCATGCCTTGGAACTTTTTGCTACCTTTAAGCCTGAGACACCTTTTCATCCCACTTGGGGGCAGCAAAGGGTTGAACAATTGTTGGCAGAATCCTGTCAGGAAAAACACTAGCATAAGATCATGAACAAGTCAATGAAATCAGTTTTTATCGCCTTTGGTATTGGCTGTGCCGTATTTATTTTTGGCAATTTGCTTTACGGCGGTTTTACCAACAAAAGTGGCACCGATTATGTCATTGACTTTGTGTTTTACCAATTGTACGCCTTTGTATTGGGCTACTCCAATATGTATTATTTTCAATATTTGGAGCGTTTTCAATGGAAGCATTATCTCAAGCGTATTGTAGTAGGTGTATTGGGAGCCACCATCATCACCTTAATTGGTTTGTTTGTGTTAAGAGCCTTGACGGCCATGGTATTCAATGGACATTCCTTTGGAAGTTTTTTGGAACAGGAGACAACTGAGGCCTATAAGTTTGGACTTTGGATCACCTTGACCATTGTGGCTATTTTCCATGTAATCTTTTTCTACAATAGATATCAAAAGAATAAAATCAAGGAACAGCAGGTCATTGCCGGAACGGCCAGTGCCAAGTTCGATGCGCTTAAAAACCAGTTGGATCCCCATTTTTTGTTCAATAGTTTGAATGTACTCACTAGTTTGATTGAAGAAAACCCAGAGAGTGCCCAACAGTTTACGACCTCGTTATCCAAAGTGTATCGTTATGTACTGGAACAAAAAAACAAAGATTTGGTAACCGTTGACGAAGAGTTGGATTTTGCCAAGACCTATATGACCTTATTGAAAATGCGCTTTGAAGACAGTATTGTGTTTGATATTCCGGAAAGGGCTTCCAATCCAGACTATAAAGTAGTGCCATTGTCTTTGCAATTATTGTTGGAAAATGCTGTGAAGCACAATATGGTCACCAGTTCAAAACCACTTTATATAACTATCTATGAGCGTGAAGGAGCGCTTGTCGTGGAAAATAATTTACAGCCCAAACAAATAGTTAAGCGTGGTAGCGGTGTAGGGCTTGAAAACATAAAACAACGCTACGAATTGCTTACCAATAAAACCGTTAGTATTCACCAACAGCAGGGAAAGTTCTCAGTGGCCATCCCCATGCTGTCCAAAAAAATATCCGTTATGAGACCATCATTACAACCCGCTTCGCAATTTGACGATAGCTATTTGCGAGCTAGAAAACATGTAGATAACCTAAAGGGATTTTATTATAGTTTAATCTCTTACCTACTCGTGATTCCGTTTTTAGTTTTTATTAATTACAAGACCTATTGGGGTTTTCATTGGTTTTGGTTCCCGCTTTTGGGGTGGGGCATGGGCCTTATTTTTCAAGCATACAATGTCTTTGTTAACGACGGCATTTTGGGACAAAGTTGGGAAAAACGCAAGATTGAGCAGTTTATGAAAGAAGAGGAGAATCAACAAAAATGGAGTTAATCATGGAACCATATCAAACCAAAGATACCTATCCGTCACGTTTGGAAGATAGTTATATTTATAAAGAGGAAGCTTATTTGAGAGCTAAGAAAAAGGTTGAAAAACTGGTTGGCTTTTATTGGCATTTGGCGTCGTATGTGATTGTCAATTTATTTATCATCATTACTATTGCTGTGGCCAACCATGGTAATATCTGGAATTTTGGCACTTTTGCCACCGCCATTTTTTGGGGTGTGGGGCTAGGGTTTCATGCTTTGGGAGTGTTTGGTCCTGATCTCTTATTTGGGAAGCATTGGGAAGAACGTAAAATAAAAGAGTTTATGGAAAAAGATCAACAGAAATGGCAATGAACGTATTGATTATTGAGGATGAAAAACCTTCAGCAAGACGATTGCAACGCATGTTGGACAACATAGGGGTGAAGGCAGATACTCTGTTGCATTCGGTGGAAGAGAGCATTACGTGGTTCCAGTCCAATCCCCATCCGGATTTGATTTTTTTGGATATTCAGTTAAGCGATGGCTTGTCGTTTGAAATATTTGAAGCCGTGACCATTACTTCTCCTGTTATTTTTACAACGGCCTACGATGCATATGCCTTACAGGCTTTTAAGCTGAACAGTATTGATTACCTCTTAAAACCTATCGATACCGCAGAACTAAAAATAG
Coding sequences within it:
- a CDS encoding TonB-dependent receptor; translation: MKSLLYLLVMLTVGNTFSQQLISGTVVDSKGLPVVGANIYIDGTYDGATSNEEGHFEFETLEEGQVHLIVSYVSYETHDVTKAVTDLQNLKVVLRDAVNALDAVVISAGTFEAGDNSKVSVLKPLDVVTTASALGDFVGALQTLPGTSTVAEDGRLFVRGGSADETQIFIDGIRVFTPYTPSTNNTPSRGRYSPFLFDGITFSTGGYSAEYGQALSSVLLLNTIDEPDQEKTDIGLMTVGGTLGHTEKWKRRSLSVNASYINLAPYTAIFPDRNDWDIPFRGGQGEAVFRQKFDSGLLKFYTAFDAGSFALTQEDINFEEGLYVHLKNRNWYTNLSYQGTLGNGWSVHSGMSYTLGKNEIELMESKIDNREQSAHFKLKLKKHFSNRLKLSFGGETFVTNFDEDFKEDVLAVSYGFSNSISAAYTEADIIFSKQLALKAGLRADYHHLFQSMEVAPRMSLAFKTSKNGQLSLAYGQFYQTPSNDYLKFNQTLEAAHTSHYILNYQYVKDGKIFRAEAYRKDYNDLLTYDGQQPTFDSDFGTDGDGYAQGVDVFWRDNRSLKNMDYWLSYSYLDTKRNYLNFPEAATPNYANAHNLSVVGKYWIEAWKSQLGLSYTFASGRPYDNPNQTEFMAARTKTYNSLSVNWAYLISPQKILYLSVNNVLGVKNVNGYQYANTPDVNGQYHRRALLPGADQFFFIGFFWTISDDGKSNQLDNL
- a CDS encoding M48 family metallopeptidase, whose protein sequence is MKHFIYIILLLLGSLTQAQSNFEKGMQKAFNLWEANNWTEAENLFERIANAEPDQWLPHYYIAQMNSLKSWEEKDAAVLKAQLDKAQEHLNTAKSISKDNPEILVLQAHVLTNWIVFDGMSYGMKYSAKISELYAKAKQLAPNNPRAVYGKADWEIGSAKYFGQDTSPFCKDLNHALELFATFKPETPFHPTWGQQRVEQLLAESCQEKH
- a CDS encoding histidine kinase; protein product: MNKSMKSVFIAFGIGCAVFIFGNLLYGGFTNKSGTDYVIDFVFYQLYAFVLGYSNMYYFQYLERFQWKHYLKRIVVGVLGATIITLIGLFVLRALTAMVFNGHSFGSFLEQETTEAYKFGLWITLTIVAIFHVIFFYNRYQKNKIKEQQVIAGTASAKFDALKNQLDPHFLFNSLNVLTSLIEENPESAQQFTTSLSKVYRYVLEQKNKDLVTVDEELDFAKTYMTLLKMRFEDSIVFDIPERASNPDYKVVPLSLQLLLENAVKHNMVTSSKPLYITIYEREGALVVENNLQPKQIVKRGSGVGLENIKQRYELLTNKTVSIHQQQGKFSVAIPMLSKKISVMRPSLQPASQFDDSYLRARKHVDNLKGFYYSLISYLLVIPFLVFINYKTYWGFHWFWFPLLGWGMGLIFQAYNVFVNDGILGQSWEKRKIEQFMKEEENQQKWS
- a CDS encoding 2TM domain-containing protein; the protein is MEPYQTKDTYPSRLEDSYIYKEEAYLRAKKKVEKLVGFYWHLASYVIVNLFIIITIAVANHGNIWNFGTFATAIFWGVGLGFHALGVFGPDLLFGKHWEERKIKEFMEKDQQKWQ